The Aethina tumida isolate Nest 87 chromosome 6, icAetTumi1.1, whole genome shotgun sequence genome has a segment encoding these proteins:
- the LOC109603827 gene encoding uncharacterized protein LOC109603827, with product MEAQEGGSQKKERNYPTSLDLSLDQSTLNANNPVLVINSPKTPTLSRKLKAVSLDSEPQKEATVELSRDVYSMPNTPKKQIKHKLSADYDDGTSKTSLAVNSNLKKFASNNSISGSQTLKTLPEIMTLHDFGDNPTAAPVKIKAKGLLERRGSNASLTIDLGSNSSILDPKPLPLTRLNTARSVSNLNLSSFGSSCSCARKDFLPKSAERRKSQEACGNCVIYESVPSKINMCTSKCHNSQKKCSCKSRRKSLSNENLYVPPCGFCQNGTVKECTGTSKHCKGYRKAYYPRQPDLESSQLLSEDFKMHLQNIQYLQTAGNVLSVADLKQACEVARVPKLHQEFWEVPLNLQEKCYVSGSQSRNRYRGFLPNEHSRVHLPGPQSYIHANYIKGPDYTETAYIATQGPMAHTCQDFWEMVWMVNCRCIVMLTGLIEKGKNKCELYFPLGKGPKSGEKSYYVVRSLRAQDKFIFESRNTQAFDEEIVEFEELNEIAYGNYRIKYIRKEFLGECVIRHLELRHRDRPEEVRNVQHYWLASWPDHKMADPEQVLKMALHVVALGETIRGQENGKQEPPRAQKVVKSCGTWERKRSMEHVRMPAAVVHCSAGIGRTGCFLAVLNGIQQLRNNRNVDVLAILCSLRLNRGGMVQTAEQYELIHRVLRLYTETM from the exons ATGGAGGCGCAGGAGGGCGGCTCGCAGAAGAAGGAGCGCAACTATCCGACGTCGTTGGACCTGTCCCTCGACCAGTCGACGCTGAACGCCAACAATCCCGTGTTGGTGATCAACTCGCCGAAAACGCCGACGCTGTCGCGCAAACTGAAGGCGGTCAGCCTGGACTCGGAGCCGCAGAAGGAGGCGACGGTGGAGCTGTCGCGGGACGTGTACTCGATGCCCAACACGCCGAAGAAACAGATCAAGCACAAACTGTCGGCGGACTACGACGACGGCACGTCCAAAACGTCGCTGGCCGTCAACTCCAACTTGAAGAAGTTCGCCTCGAACAACAGCATCTCGGGCTCGCAGACGCTCAAAACGTTGCCGGAGATCATGACGTTGCACGATTTCGGCGACAATCCGACGGCCGCCCCGGTCAAAATCAAGGCGAAAGGTCTGCTGGAACGTCGCGGCTCCAACGCCAGCCTGACCATCGACTTGGGCTCCAACTCCAGCATATTGGATCCCAAACCGCTGCCACTCACCAGACTGAACACGGCCCGCAGCGTTTCGAACTTGAACCTGAGCAGCTTCGGCTCGAGCTGCAGCTGTGCCAGAAAGGACTTCTTGCCGAAAAGTGCGGAACGTCGCAAGAGCCAGGAGGCGTGCGGTAACTGCGTCATCTACGAATCGGTGCCCAGCAAGATCAACATGTGCACGAGCAAGTGTCATAATTCGCAGAAGAAGTGCAGCTGCAAGTCGAGGCGGAAATCGCTGAGCAACGAGAACCTGTACGTGCCGCCGTGTGGGTTCTGTCAGAATGGGACGGTGAAGGAGTGTACGGGTACCAGTAAACACTGCAAGGGGTACAGGAAGGCTTACTATCCGAGGCAGCCCGACTTGGAGTCGTCGCAGCTACTCTCAGAGGACTTTAAGATGCACCTGCAGAATATACAGTATCTACAGACAGCAGGGAATGTTTTGAGTGTTGCTGACTTGAAGCAGGCTTGTgag GTGGCAAGGGTGCCGAAATTGCACCAGGAATTTTGGGAGGTGCCGCTCAACTTGCAGGAGAAGTGCTACGTGTCGGGCAGCCAGAGCCGCAACCGCTACCGCGGCTTCCTGCCCAACGAGCACAGCCGCGTCCACTTGCCAGGCCCGCAGTCGTACATCCACGCGAACTACATCAAGGGCCCCGACTACACCGAAACCGCCTATATTGCCACCCAGGGACCGATGGCCCACACCTGCCAGGATTTCTGGGAGATGGTGTGGATGGTCAAC TGTAGATGCATAGTGATGCTGACTGGGCTGATCGAAAAGGGGAAGAACAAATGCGAACTGTATTTTCCGCTGGGCAAAGGCCCGAAGTCGGGCGAGAAGTCGTACTACGTAGTGCGGTCGTTGCGTGCCCAGGACAAGTTCATATTCGAGAGCCGCAACACGCAGGCCTTCGACGAGGAGATCGTGGAGTTCGAGGAGCTGAACGAGATCGCCTACGGCAACTATCGCATCAAGTACATACGCAAAGAGTTTCTGGGGGAGTGTGTGATCAGGCATCTGGAGCTGAGGCACCGGGACAGGCCCGAGGAGGTGAGGAACGTGCAGCACTACTGGTTGGCCAGTTGGCCTGACCATAAGATGGCTGATCCTGAGCAAGTACTGAAGATGGCTTTACACGTTGTGGCGTTGGGTGAGACGATAAGGGGGCAGGAGAACGGGAAACAGGAACCTCCTAG ggCTCAAAAGGTGGTGAAAAGTTGTGGTACCTGGGAACGAAAGAGGTCGATGGAGCACGTGCGCATGCCTGCGGCAGTAGTGCACTGCAGTGCAGGGATTGGTAGAACGGGGTGCTTTCTGGCCGTCCTTAATGGGATACAGCAGCTACGCAACAACAGGAACGTGGATGTGCTGGCGATTTTGTGCTCCCTGCGTCTGAATAGGGGAGGCATGGTGCAAACTGCGGAGCAGTACGAGCTGATACACCGGGTGTTGAGGCTGTACACGGAGACTATGTGA